In Oceanobacillus sp. FSL K6-2867, one DNA window encodes the following:
- a CDS encoding VOC family protein produces MKIIVTSIFVEDQDKALQFYSEKLGFIKKHDVPAGEFRWITLVSPEDQEGTEIVLEPNNNPIAKDYQKRLFEEGIPVTMFGIEDIHKEYERLLQLGVKFTMKPTKMGEITIAVFDDTCGNLIQIIQQ; encoded by the coding sequence ATGAAAATCATCGTTACCAGTATATTCGTAGAAGATCAAGATAAAGCATTGCAGTTTTACTCAGAAAAACTTGGCTTTATAAAAAAGCATGACGTTCCTGCCGGAGAATTCAGGTGGATTACGCTTGTTTCTCCAGAGGATCAAGAAGGTACCGAGATTGTACTCGAACCGAATAACAATCCGATCGCCAAAGATTATCAAAAGAGACTATTTGAAGAAGGTATTCCAGTAACCATGTTTGGTATTGAGGATATTCACAAAGAATATGAGAGATTATTGCAGCTGGGCGTGAAATTTACGATGAAGCCGACAAAAATGGGCGAGATTACGATAGCTGTATTTGATGATACGTGCGGCAACCTTATTCAGATAATCCAGCAATAA
- a CDS encoding metalloregulator ArsR/SmtB family transcription factor, whose protein sequence is MLDKDAIFKALADSNRRLILDELSERNEMTLYELTGRLIMKHSLSISRQAIAKHLSVLEEAGLVTSKRKGKYRVLLFNSEPLQNLLEGWIE, encoded by the coding sequence ATGTTGGACAAAGACGCTATTTTTAAAGCACTCGCCGACTCGAACCGTCGGCTTATATTAGATGAATTATCCGAACGCAATGAGATGACATTATATGAACTTACGGGACGCCTGATTATGAAGCACAGTCTTTCTATTTCGAGACAGGCAATAGCAAAACATCTTTCTGTGTTGGAAGAGGCAGGACTTGTAACATCAAAACGAAAGGGGAAATATCGCGTACTGCTATTCAACAGCGAGCCACTTCAAAACTTGTTGGAAGGGTGGATAGAATAA
- a CDS encoding aldo/keto reductase produces MTSDNNSFILNDGSMLPLVGLGTIGIDGDQGTFEILNALKTGYRLIDTSTNYNNEGIVGEAVRRSALPREEILISTKLPGSHHEYDKAFIFIQESLRRTGLKYFDKYLIHWPNPKDGKYVEAWKALVDAQKQGLIRTIGVSNFEPEHLDNIIEETGVTPATNQVERQPYFNNNRMVEENKKRGILTEAWSPFGRGYLNDVLENATIKEIADKYDKTTAQIILNWNYQAGVFTIPKSSNPMHQKDNINSTNFTLAPEDIETIDSLDKGEDGRVEGQDPNEYHEYV; encoded by the coding sequence TTGACTAGTGATAATAACAGTTTTATTCTAAATGATGGCTCAATGCTTCCCCTTGTGGGATTAGGCACGATCGGCATTGATGGTGATCAGGGTACATTTGAAATTTTAAATGCCTTAAAAACAGGATACCGTTTAATCGATACTTCAACAAACTATAACAATGAAGGTATTGTCGGTGAAGCTGTGCGTCGATCCGCACTGCCCAGGGAAGAAATTTTAATCAGTACGAAATTGCCCGGATCGCACCATGAATACGACAAGGCGTTTATCTTTATTCAAGAATCTTTACGCCGCACTGGATTAAAGTATTTTGACAAGTATTTAATTCATTGGCCGAATCCCAAAGACGGCAAATATGTAGAAGCTTGGAAGGCTTTAGTGGATGCTCAAAAACAAGGATTAATCAGAACCATCGGTGTTTCAAACTTTGAACCGGAACATCTGGACAACATTATCGAAGAAACAGGTGTCACTCCTGCTACAAACCAGGTTGAGCGTCAACCGTATTTTAATAATAACCGTATGGTTGAAGAAAATAAAAAGCGGGGTATTCTTACGGAAGCCTGGAGTCCTTTTGGTCGGGGTTATCTGAATGACGTGCTGGAAAATGCCACCATTAAAGAAATTGCGGATAAATACGATAAAACTACGGCACAGATTATCTTAAACTGGAACTATCAAGCCGGCGTATTTACGATTCCAAAATCGAGTAATCCAATGCATCAAAAAGATAATATCAATAGTACCAACTTTACATTAGCCCCTGAGGATATTGAAACAATTGATTCATTGGATAAAGGGGAAGACGGCCGTGTAGAAGGGCAGGACCCTAACGAATACCACGAATATGTATAG